In one Arenibacter antarcticus genomic region, the following are encoded:
- the tpx gene encoding thiol peroxidase, with translation MATVTLKGNPINTIGTLPSTGSEAPSFSLTKGDLSSANLSDYKGKKIVLNIFPSIDTGTCAQSVRQFNKEAAELDNTVVLCISKDLPFAQARFCGAEGITNVEMLSDFKDGNFGKAYNVQFVDGPLAPLLSRSVVVLNESGKVIYTEQVQETIEEPNYKAALEALMNA, from the coding sequence ATGGCAACTGTAACACTTAAGGGAAACCCCATAAATACAATAGGAACACTACCTTCCACTGGAAGTGAAGCTCCTTCATTTTCATTGACAAAAGGAGATCTTTCATCCGCAAATTTATCTGACTACAAAGGAAAGAAAATAGTGTTGAATATTTTTCCTAGTATAGATACTGGTACCTGTGCGCAATCTGTACGACAGTTTAACAAGGAGGCAGCAGAATTGGACAATACCGTGGTTTTGTGTATCTCAAAGGATTTGCCTTTTGCCCAAGCTCGTTTTTGTGGCGCTGAAGGCATCACCAATGTAGAAATGTTGTCCGATTTTAAAGACGGTAACTTTGGTAAGGCGTATAATGTTCAGTTTGTAGATGGACCTCTTGCTCCCTTATTATCCAGGTCGGTAGTAGTATTGAACGAATCAGGGAAGGTAATCTACACAGAGCAGGTACAAGAAACCATAGAGGAGCCAAATTACAAGGCAGCATTAGAAGCTCTGATGAATGCCTAA
- a CDS encoding DUF6952 family protein → MKLPVIKHLTQFIADNDEDFVLETIETLESITEVPSLKDEELDTIGELISNLYGALEVNKSIKEGKSQKDALNEFMQRVLGSIDK, encoded by the coding sequence GTGAAATTACCAGTAATTAAGCACCTAACACAGTTTATTGCCGATAATGACGAGGATTTTGTATTGGAAACAATAGAGACCTTGGAATCCATCACAGAAGTCCCCTCCTTAAAGGATGAGGAGCTGGATACAATTGGCGAATTGATATCAAATCTTTATGGAGCCTTGGAAGTCAACAAATCCATAAAAGAAGGAAAATCCCAAAAAGATGCCCTAAACGAATTTATGCAACGGGTATTGGGGTCAATTGACAAATAA
- a CDS encoding aminotransferase class I/II-fold pyridoxal phosphate-dependent enzyme, with protein sequence MKYKGADHLQDLQYFGEFGGVNPSISDSSTYTFLSAKTMFDTFEGNTEGCYLYSRHSSPSNLYLGEALAALEGTETANVTGSGMGAITSVILQLCNAGDHIVSSRTIYGGTYAFMKNFLKKFNIHISFVDTTNEESVSKAITPKTKMIYCETVSNPLLEVTDIAQMSKIAKNNSIPLVVDNTFSPLSISPAKLGADIVIHSLTKFINGTSDCVAGAVCGTKEFCLSLKDVNSGAGMLLGSTLDSMRAASILKNMRTLHIRMKKHSENALFLAQNFEKDGLKVVYPGLSSHKGHSVMTKQYNSDYGYGGLLTMDLGSLVNANSLMELMQKKHLGYLAVSLGFYKTLFSAPGTSTSSEIPMEEQLEMGLSNGLIRFSIGLDDNIERTYNTMKSCLKELNIKS encoded by the coding sequence ATGAAATATAAAGGAGCGGATCACCTGCAAGACTTACAATATTTTGGAGAATTTGGAGGGGTTAACCCCTCTATTTCTGATTCTTCTACCTATACTTTTTTATCAGCCAAGACCATGTTTGATACTTTTGAAGGGAATACGGAGGGCTGTTATTTGTATAGTAGGCACTCTTCCCCCTCTAATTTATATTTGGGTGAGGCTTTGGCAGCACTTGAAGGTACCGAAACCGCCAATGTCACTGGCAGTGGAATGGGTGCCATTACTTCGGTAATCTTACAATTGTGTAATGCCGGCGATCATATTGTTAGCAGTCGGACTATTTATGGCGGCACCTATGCTTTCATGAAGAATTTTCTTAAAAAATTTAATATTCATATTTCTTTTGTGGATACCACTAATGAAGAGTCGGTTAGCAAAGCCATCACCCCAAAAACAAAAATGATCTATTGCGAGACCGTCAGTAATCCCTTATTAGAGGTGACCGATATAGCACAAATGTCTAAAATTGCTAAAAACAATAGTATTCCCTTGGTGGTAGACAATACCTTCTCCCCTTTATCCATTAGTCCCGCAAAATTAGGTGCCGATATTGTAATCCATAGTCTTACCAAATTTATCAATGGCACCAGTGATTGCGTAGCGGGTGCCGTCTGTGGTACCAAGGAATTCTGCCTGAGCCTTAAAGACGTGAATTCTGGTGCCGGAATGTTGCTGGGAAGTACTTTGGATAGTATGAGGGCCGCATCGATATTGAAAAATATGCGAACACTTCATATTAGAATGAAAAAGCACAGTGAAAATGCGCTGTTTTTGGCACAGAATTTTGAAAAGGACGGACTAAAAGTGGTTTATCCAGGATTGAGTTCTCACAAAGGCCATTCAGTGATGACAAAGCAATACAATTCCGACTATGGTTATGGAGGATTATTGACCATGGATTTAGGGTCGTTGGTAAATGCCAATTCCTTAATGGAACTGATGCAAAAGAAACATCTAGGCTATTTAGCGGTAAGCCTAGGGTTCTACAAAACACTATTTAGTGCCCCAGGCACTTCCACCTCCTCCGAAATTCCCATGGAAGAACAGTTGGAAATGGGCCTTTCCAATGGTCTAATCCGATTTTCAATAGGTTTGGACGATAATATAGAGCGGACCTACAACACCATGAAAAGCTGCCTAAAAGAACTAAACATAAAATCATAA
- a CDS encoding DNA translocase FtsK, with the protein MAKKVRKPKSTPVKKGFTLKLSKQNKIILGGLLMILGVALFFSFVSFYFTWEDDQSVLSEFSNRNEQAENLLNKFGANVGHVVIYQGFGISSIIFTFLLFISGLHLFFSITKKGLLRRWIWGMVFIIWFSIALGFFAASKPLLGGMVGFEMNDFLQDYGGKVGVFLMLLFGLIIILVRLFQFSPDTAVNYINKKGKSLASELKSPPITKNNAPELSTNGGKMIAKEEEESPIVINTYTHKKDIPALEKEDIEDDFQINVGAEEDTIAMEVEKIKEETEEEDNISDKLVADFGEFDPTLELGNYKFPTLDLLDQHGAAGGITINQEELEENKNKIVETLKNYKIGIAQIKATIGPTVTLYEIVPDAGVRISKIKNLEDDIALSLAALGIRIIAPIPGKGTIGIEVPNKNATIVSMRSVIASSKFQKAEMQLPIAFGKTISNETFVVDLAKMPHLLMAGATGQGKSVGLNAVLTSLLYKKHPAEVKFVLIDPKKVELTLFNKIERHYLAKLPDSEDAIITDNTKVINTLNSLCIEMDNRYELLKVAMVRNIKEYNTKFKARKLNPNDGHMFLPYIVLVIDEFADLIMTAGKEVETPIARLAQLARAIGIHLIIATQRPSVNVITGIIKANFPARIAFRVTSKIDSRTILDAQGADQLIGRGDMLFTQGNDVTRIQCAFVDTPEIAKITKFIGSQRAYPDAHLLPEYVGNDESGTSIDYNISDRDAKFREAAEVIVIAQQGSASLIQRKLKLGYNRAGRIIDQLEAAGIVGPFEGSKARQVLVQDIYALDQLLSNETP; encoded by the coding sequence ATGGCAAAGAAGGTAAGAAAACCAAAGTCCACTCCCGTAAAAAAAGGCTTTACTTTAAAATTATCAAAACAGAATAAAATTATTCTGGGAGGTTTACTAATGATATTGGGCGTTGCCCTGTTTTTCTCTTTCGTCTCTTTTTACTTCACCTGGGAAGACGATCAAAGCGTACTCAGCGAATTTTCCAATAGAAATGAACAAGCAGAAAACTTGTTGAATAAATTTGGGGCCAATGTAGGACATGTGGTCATCTATCAAGGGTTCGGTATTTCTTCCATTATTTTCACCTTCTTACTTTTCATTTCCGGACTGCATTTATTTTTTAGTATTACCAAAAAAGGACTACTAAGGAGATGGATATGGGGTATGGTCTTTATAATCTGGTTTTCTATAGCATTGGGCTTTTTCGCAGCTTCCAAACCTCTTTTGGGTGGAATGGTTGGTTTTGAAATGAACGATTTCCTGCAGGACTATGGCGGTAAAGTCGGAGTATTCTTAATGCTATTGTTTGGACTGATCATAATATTGGTAAGGCTCTTTCAATTCTCACCCGATACGGCGGTTAACTATATCAATAAGAAAGGAAAATCCCTAGCCTCCGAATTAAAATCGCCCCCTATTACTAAAAACAACGCCCCCGAGCTTAGTACGAATGGGGGTAAAATGATTGCGAAAGAAGAAGAAGAATCACCTATCGTAATAAATACCTATACCCATAAAAAAGACATTCCCGCCTTAGAAAAAGAGGATATAGAGGATGATTTTCAGATCAATGTTGGTGCGGAAGAAGACACCATAGCCATGGAAGTAGAAAAAATAAAAGAGGAAACCGAAGAGGAAGATAATATTTCCGATAAATTGGTAGCCGATTTTGGTGAATTTGATCCTACTCTGGAATTGGGAAATTACAAATTTCCAACCTTAGATCTCTTAGATCAGCACGGGGCTGCAGGAGGTATCACCATTAACCAAGAGGAGCTTGAAGAAAATAAAAATAAGATTGTAGAGACCTTAAAAAACTACAAAATAGGGATCGCACAGATCAAAGCTACCATTGGACCTACGGTAACCCTATATGAAATTGTTCCCGATGCCGGGGTGCGTATTTCCAAAATAAAAAACTTGGAAGACGATATTGCACTATCGCTTGCTGCATTAGGAATTCGAATTATTGCCCCTATCCCGGGAAAAGGAACCATAGGTATAGAAGTGCCCAATAAAAATGCTACCATAGTTTCTATGCGTTCAGTTATTGCGTCTAGTAAATTTCAAAAGGCGGAAATGCAGCTACCTATTGCCTTTGGTAAGACCATTAGCAATGAAACCTTTGTTGTGGATTTGGCGAAAATGCCCCACCTCTTAATGGCTGGTGCTACAGGGCAAGGTAAATCGGTCGGATTAAATGCAGTACTGACCTCCCTACTCTATAAAAAGCATCCAGCAGAAGTTAAATTTGTTCTGATCGATCCTAAAAAAGTAGAGCTTACCCTATTCAATAAGATAGAACGACATTATTTGGCCAAGTTGCCCGATTCCGAAGACGCCATTATCACCGATAACACCAAGGTAATTAACACCTTAAATTCGCTCTGTATCGAAATGGATAATCGGTACGAACTATTGAAAGTGGCCATGGTCCGTAATATTAAAGAATATAACACCAAGTTTAAGGCCCGTAAGTTGAATCCCAATGATGGGCATATGTTCTTACCCTATATCGTTTTGGTCATCGATGAATTTGCGGATCTGATCATGACAGCTGGCAAGGAAGTGGAAACCCCAATAGCCAGATTGGCACAGTTAGCGAGGGCGATCGGAATCCATTTGATCATTGCGACACAAAGACCTTCCGTGAATGTTATTACGGGTATTATAAAAGCAAACTTCCCAGCTAGGATAGCTTTTAGGGTTACCTCTAAAATCGACTCCAGGACCATTCTAGACGCCCAAGGGGCGGACCAATTGATTGGTCGTGGAGACATGCTTTTCACCCAGGGCAATGACGTTACGCGAATTCAATGTGCTTTTGTGGATACCCCTGAGATTGCAAAAATCACGAAATTTATAGGCTCTCAAAGAGCTTACCCAGATGCCCATTTGTTGCCAGAATATGTAGGTAATGACGAGTCTGGCACAAGTATTGATTACAACATATCCGATAGGGATGCCAAGTTTAGGGAAGCAGCAGAAGTTATTGTAATTGCACAACAAGGGTCGGCCTCCCTTATTCAGCGAAAGCTAAAATTAGGATATAACCGTGCAGGCAGAATAATTGATCAACTGGAAGCAGCAGGTATTGTTGGACCATTTGAAGGTAGTAAGGCTAGACAGGTATTGGTTCAGGATATTTATGCCCTTGACCAATTATTGAGCAACGAAACTCCCTAA
- a CDS encoding outer membrane lipoprotein carrier protein LolA, giving the protein MKRLLFLVLFTLSSTIAMAQDFNKAKSLLDEVYNKVKSYDNIFVDFKYSLRNEEAKINTDTRGDVTMQGDKYVFNYMGAKQLYDGKKVYTVVPENEEVTVEEKMDDENTITPSKMLTFYKQGHNYAWDVLQNVQGRKIQFVKLTPIDTNSEIKSILLGIDVETKHIYKLIETGKNGTKTTITVNSFKIDQPLSKTLFTFDESKYKDDGYYIIRN; this is encoded by the coding sequence ATGAAAAGACTATTATTTTTAGTACTATTTACGCTTTCCTCAACAATAGCCATGGCCCAAGATTTCAATAAGGCCAAATCATTGTTAGATGAAGTATATAACAAAGTAAAGAGTTACGATAATATTTTTGTGGATTTTAAATATTCCTTGAGAAATGAGGAAGCGAAAATAAATACGGATACCCGTGGAGATGTGACCATGCAGGGGGATAAATACGTTTTCAACTACATGGGTGCCAAACAATTGTACGACGGCAAAAAGGTGTATACAGTGGTTCCCGAAAATGAAGAGGTTACCGTTGAGGAAAAAATGGATGACGAAAACACCATTACCCCTTCCAAAATGTTGACGTTTTACAAGCAAGGACATAATTATGCCTGGGATGTGCTCCAGAACGTACAAGGAAGAAAAATTCAATTTGTTAAATTGACCCCCATTGACACCAATTCTGAAATTAAATCCATTCTTTTGGGAATTGATGTGGAGACCAAGCATATTTACAAGTTAATTGAAACCGGTAAGAATGGGACCAAAACTACAATTACTGTTAATTCTTTTAAAATTGACCAACCTTTGTCCAAAACCTTATTTACTTTTGATGAGAGTAAGTACAAGGATGATGGGTACTACATTATAAGAAATTAA
- the lpdA gene encoding dihydrolipoyl dehydrogenase, producing the protein MTQYDVAIIGSGPGGYVAAIRCAQLGMKTAIIEKYSTLGGTCLNVGCIPSKALLDSSHHYEDAVKHFETHGIEIPGEIKVNLEKMISRKQAVVDQTCAGVKFLMDKNKITVYEGLGSFKDANHINIAKTDGETETIEAKNVIIATGSKPSTLPFIKLDKKRVITSTEALKLKEIPKHMIIIGGGVIGLELGQVYKRLGAEVTVVEFMDRIIPGMDAGLSKELTKVMKKQKVKFLLSHKVKSVETKGSEVIVKADDKKGAEVALKGDYCLVAVGRRPFTDGLNLEAAGVKMEKNGTVAVNDHLQTNVSHIYAIGDVVRGAMLAHKAEEEGAMVAEILAGQKPHIDYNLIPGVVYTWPEVAAVGRTEEQLKESGIEYKVGQFPMRALGRSRASMDLDGFVKILADKKTDEVLGVHMIGARAADLIAEAVIAMEFRASAEDISRISHAHPTYAEAVKEAALAATDDRALHI; encoded by the coding sequence ATGACCCAATACGATGTAGCCATAATTGGCTCAGGTCCTGGAGGATATGTCGCCGCTATTAGATGTGCCCAATTAGGAATGAAAACCGCAATAATAGAAAAGTATTCGACCTTAGGGGGCACCTGCCTAAACGTAGGGTGTATACCATCTAAAGCCTTGTTGGATTCTTCTCACCATTATGAAGATGCAGTGAAGCATTTTGAAACGCATGGTATTGAAATCCCAGGGGAAATAAAGGTGAATCTAGAAAAAATGATTTCCCGTAAACAAGCTGTAGTAGACCAGACCTGTGCTGGTGTGAAATTCTTGATGGATAAAAATAAGATTACCGTCTATGAAGGGTTGGGGAGCTTTAAGGATGCCAATCATATCAATATTGCCAAAACCGACGGAGAAACAGAAACCATTGAAGCGAAGAATGTAATTATCGCTACAGGTTCTAAACCGTCGACTCTTCCATTTATCAAATTAGATAAGAAGCGGGTAATTACCTCCACGGAGGCCTTAAAGCTAAAAGAAATCCCCAAACATATGATAATCATCGGAGGTGGTGTTATCGGTTTGGAATTAGGCCAAGTGTATAAGCGATTGGGTGCAGAGGTAACCGTGGTAGAGTTTATGGACCGTATTATTCCTGGGATGGATGCTGGATTATCCAAAGAATTGACTAAAGTGATGAAGAAACAGAAAGTAAAGTTCCTTCTATCGCATAAAGTAAAATCTGTTGAGACTAAAGGTAGCGAAGTAATCGTCAAAGCCGATGATAAGAAAGGTGCTGAAGTAGCGCTAAAAGGAGATTATTGTTTGGTAGCTGTAGGGAGAAGGCCGTTTACCGATGGCTTAAACCTAGAAGCTGCTGGGGTTAAGATGGAAAAAAACGGCACTGTTGCGGTTAACGACCACTTACAGACCAATGTTTCCCATATTTACGCCATAGGCGATGTGGTTAGGGGTGCTATGCTAGCTCATAAGGCCGAAGAAGAAGGCGCCATGGTGGCTGAGATTTTGGCGGGACAAAAACCTCATATCGACTATAACCTTATCCCTGGAGTGGTTTATACATGGCCAGAAGTAGCTGCAGTAGGAAGAACCGAAGAGCAGTTAAAAGAATCTGGAATCGAATATAAAGTAGGTCAGTTTCCGATGAGAGCGTTGGGACGCTCCCGTGCCAGCATGGATCTGGACGGTTTTGTAAAGATATTAGCGGATAAAAAGACCGATGAAGTATTGGGCGTGCATATGATAGGTGCCCGTGCGGCAGATCTGATTGCCGAGGCCGTTATTGCAATGGAATTTAGGGCATCTGCAGAAGATATTTCAAGAATAAGCCACGCACATCCAACCTATGCGGAAGCAGTGAAGGAAGCGGCTTTAGCAGCAACCGATGACCGTGCGCTACATATATAA
- a CDS encoding co-chaperone YbbN, with protein sequence MLLELESDNLQEIIDKNNKVVVQYSATWCGNCRIMKPKFKKESTENEGITFVLADAEKFPDSRKLANVDNLPTFAIFENGTIKNQVQTNKYDVLKELISEITSN encoded by the coding sequence ATGTTATTAGAATTGGAAAGTGATAATCTCCAAGAGATTATCGATAAGAATAATAAGGTAGTGGTTCAATATTCCGCCACATGGTGTGGGAATTGCAGGATCATGAAACCGAAGTTTAAAAAAGAATCTACCGAGAATGAAGGTATTACCTTTGTGTTGGCGGATGCTGAAAAGTTTCCTGATTCTAGAAAATTGGCCAATGTGGACAATTTACCCACATTTGCAATTTTTGAGAACGGGACGATCAAAAATCAGGTGCAGACGAATAAATATGATGTTTTAAAAGAATTGATCAGTGAAATTACCAGTAATTAA
- a CDS encoding peroxiredoxin has protein sequence MTLVGKKFPNLSVNAMNELGDTFKLNVLEEAQKNNKKVILFWYPKDFTFVCPTELHAFQAALGEFEKRNTIVIGASCDTAEVHFAWLSTSKDNGGIEGVTYPILADSNRNLASTLGILDITNEQYNEESGVVTVEGDNVTYRATYLIDEEGTVFHEGINHMPLGRNVNEYLRLIDAYTHVQEKGEVCPANWEEGKEAMTADRKGVASYLSTHAN, from the coding sequence ATGACTTTAGTAGGTAAAAAATTTCCAAATCTTAGTGTAAATGCAATGAATGAATTGGGTGACACTTTTAAACTGAATGTTTTAGAAGAAGCTCAGAAAAATAACAAAAAAGTAATCTTGTTCTGGTATCCAAAGGATTTTACCTTTGTTTGTCCAACAGAATTACATGCTTTCCAAGCGGCTTTAGGAGAATTTGAGAAGAGAAACACAATCGTAATCGGTGCATCTTGTGACACTGCAGAAGTACATTTTGCTTGGTTGAGCACATCTAAGGACAACGGTGGTATAGAAGGGGTTACTTACCCAATCCTTGCGGATAGCAATAGAAACCTTGCTTCTACCTTAGGTATTTTGGATATCACCAACGAGCAGTACAACGAAGAAAGCGGAGTTGTTACTGTAGAAGGTGATAACGTAACCTACCGTGCTACTTACCTAATTGATGAGGAAGGTACCGTTTTCCACGAAGGAATTAACCACATGCCTTTGGGAAGAAATGTAAATGAATATTTACGTTTGATAGATGCTTACACCCACGTTCAAGAAAAAGGTGAGGTATGTCCTGCAAACTGGGAAGAAGGTAAGGAAGCTATGACCGCTGACAGAAAAGGGGTTGCTAGCTACCTTTCTACGCATGCCAACTAA
- a CDS encoding diacylglycerol kinase, whose amino-acid sequence MPKESFLTNRIRSVGFAVKGALLLIKTEASIKVQVFIGIVMTAAGFYYEISNTEWTIQILAIALVLGIEGMNTAIEKLSDFVQPNFDPKIGLIKDVSAGAVMLVSVAACAIGLIIYGPKLF is encoded by the coding sequence ATGCCTAAAGAAAGTTTCCTAACCAATCGTATCCGCAGTGTGGGGTTTGCGGTCAAGGGTGCGCTTTTACTTATAAAGACCGAGGCTAGCATTAAGGTCCAAGTTTTTATAGGGATAGTAATGACTGCAGCGGGATTTTATTACGAAATCTCAAACACAGAATGGACCATTCAAATTCTGGCTATTGCCCTAGTGCTTGGAATTGAGGGGATGAATACGGCAATAGAAAAATTGTCCGATTTTGTACAGCCTAATTTTGACCCAAAAATCGGACTAATCAAGGATGTCTCTGCAGGTGCGGTAATGTTGGTTTCCGTTGCTGCCTGTGCTATAGGCCTTATAATATATGGTCCGAAATTATTTTAA
- a CDS encoding Lrp/AsnC family transcriptional regulator, with translation MKLDGTDEKLLGLLQKDSKRTTKEFALQLKLSVTAVYERIKRLEKTGVITKYVALVDKKKVNKSFVVLCHVKLTQHTKEFIAKFEQEVLKLKEVAECHHISGDYDYILKIYVGNMEEYRDFMVTKLTALNHIGSTQSAFVIEEVKNSTEIIL, from the coding sequence ATGAAATTAGATGGAACGGATGAAAAATTATTAGGGTTGCTGCAAAAAGATAGTAAACGAACCACAAAGGAATTCGCCCTGCAATTAAAATTATCGGTAACCGCTGTTTATGAACGGATAAAGCGCTTGGAAAAAACGGGTGTCATTACCAAATATGTCGCTTTGGTAGATAAAAAGAAGGTAAATAAGTCTTTTGTAGTCCTTTGTCATGTTAAGTTAACCCAGCATACCAAAGAATTTATTGCGAAGTTTGAGCAGGAAGTCTTAAAATTGAAAGAGGTTGCGGAATGCCATCATATAAGTGGCGATTACGATTACATCTTAAAAATTTACGTAGGCAATATGGAGGAGTATCGCGATTTTATGGTTACTAAGCTCACAGCACTTAACCATATCGGTAGCACTCAAAGTGCATTTGTGATTGAGGAGGTTAAAAATAGTACTGAAATAATTCTTTGA
- the nhaC gene encoding Na+/H+ antiporter NhaC produces MQNLSTNPSGPENEHIVENKELNIWEALIPVFALVGMLAYNVFIYGDDALSGSNQFILLMGGAVAAVVGVFNKVSYEQMISEVAENLKSTTGALLILLMVGALSGTWLISGIIPTMIYYGLQVLNPTIFLAACVIICAVISVATGSSWTTSATVGIALIGIGSTLGIPMGMTAGAILSGAYFGDKMSPLSDTTNLAPAMAGSELFTHIKYMAITTIPTIIITILVFVILGFTIDTSGTTDTKGIMSAIENTFNINGWLFLVPVIVIFLILKKAPPLLALLIGTLLGGLFALIFQPEIVMGLTGAKALTFESGYKGVMNAITVQTNIATESAVLSELFSAKGMTGMLGTIWLIICAMVFGGIMDGIGALSRISSALLSMAKSTFSLFASTVASCLALNVTASDQYLAIVVPGKMFAKAYKDKGLAPENLSRTLEDSGTVTSVLIPWNTCGAYHSGVLGVGVAEYFVYAIFNWLSPFMTLFFAALNIKIKQLATTEAGIEKK; encoded by the coding sequence ATGCAAAACCTAAGCACCAACCCCAGTGGGCCTGAAAATGAACACATTGTAGAAAATAAGGAGTTAAACATTTGGGAGGCGCTAATACCCGTTTTTGCATTAGTAGGGATGTTGGCGTATAATGTTTTTATATATGGGGACGATGCCCTCAGCGGATCCAATCAGTTTATTCTTTTAATGGGAGGTGCAGTTGCTGCTGTGGTAGGCGTATTTAATAAGGTCTCCTACGAACAAATGATTTCGGAGGTGGCCGAAAACCTAAAATCTACCACTGGAGCCTTACTGATTTTACTTATGGTAGGGGCACTATCTGGAACTTGGTTGATCAGTGGAATAATTCCAACAATGATCTATTATGGGTTACAAGTTTTAAATCCGACGATATTTCTAGCGGCCTGTGTGATTATTTGTGCTGTAATTTCGGTAGCTACAGGGAGTTCGTGGACCACTTCAGCAACGGTTGGTATTGCATTGATCGGAATAGGGAGCACACTTGGCATCCCTATGGGAATGACCGCAGGAGCTATCTTGTCTGGCGCCTATTTTGGGGATAAAATGTCCCCTCTGAGCGATACCACCAACCTAGCACCAGCAATGGCTGGCAGTGAGCTCTTTACTCATATTAAGTATATGGCCATCACCACCATACCCACCATCATTATTACCATTCTGGTGTTTGTGATTTTAGGCTTTACTATAGATACCAGTGGAACAACGGACACGAAAGGCATAATGTCTGCCATAGAGAATACTTTCAATATTAATGGTTGGTTATTTTTAGTACCGGTGATCGTAATATTTCTGATCTTAAAAAAGGCCCCTCCCCTTCTAGCCTTATTGATAGGGACCTTGTTGGGAGGGTTATTCGCCCTAATTTTTCAACCCGAGATAGTAATGGGCCTAACCGGTGCCAAAGCGTTGACATTTGAATCTGGGTACAAGGGAGTAATGAACGCTATAACCGTTCAGACCAATATTGCCACCGAAAGTGCTGTCCTTAGTGAACTATTCTCTGCCAAAGGCATGACAGGAATGTTGGGAACCATTTGGTTAATTATTTGTGCAATGGTATTTGGGGGAATTATGGATGGTATTGGGGCGTTATCTAGAATTAGCAGCGCCCTGTTAAGCATGGCTAAATCTACTTTTAGCCTCTTTGCTAGTACGGTTGCCAGTTGTTTGGCGCTTAATGTCACCGCCTCTGATCAGTATCTGGCTATTGTAGTACCTGGTAAAATGTTTGCAAAAGCATATAAGGATAAGGGACTTGCTCCCGAAAATCTTAGTCGAACCTTGGAAGACTCAGGTACTGTAACCTCGGTGCTTATTCCATGGAATACTTGTGGGGCCTATCATTCGGGGGTGTTGGGAGTAGGTGTCGCCGAATATTTTGTATATGCCATTTTCAATTGGCTTAGCCCCTTTATGACCTTATTTTTTGCAGCTTTAAATATAAAAATCAAACAACTTGCCACAACAGAAGCTGGAATAGAGAAAAAATAA